CTGAAAAATGGCACTAAACCAAGGACTGTAGAATGACAACGAAACGGCTGGGATTTTTCACGCGATTGCTGGACGATGCTTCCGCTCAGCAGCGCTATCGGCTGGCGACGGAACAAATCGTCAAAGCCGAACAACTCGGATTCGACAGCGCCTGGGTCGCGCAGCACCACTTTCACGCCGATGAAGGCGGGCTACCTTCGCCGCTGGTGTTTCTGGCGCTGGTTGCCGCACGCACGCACCGCATCCAACTCGGCACCGGCGTGATTACACTGCCGATGGAAGAGCCGCTGCGCGTAGCGGAAGATACCGCCGTGCTCGATTTACTCAGCAACGGCAGGCTGGAAATCGGCGTAGGTTCCGGCGGTACACCGTCCTCATTTGCCGCCTTCGGTCACGACAGCGCACAGCGCGGGCAGATCCTCGGGCGCTATCTTGAGAAACTGCGTGCTGCGTGGCGGGGGGAAGCCTTGAGCGAGGAAGGTAATCAGCTCTACCCTGCTGCGCCGCATTTGGATAAGCGCGTCTGGCAGGCCACTTTCTCCATTGAAGGCGCAGAACGAGCCGGTAAAGCAGGCGATGGCCTGATGCTCTCTCGAACTCAACCACGCCCAGAGCATTTCGCGGACGCCACACTGGCTGACCTGCAAAATCCGATGATCGACGCCTATCTGGCCGCGTTGCCTGCTGGCGTCGCACCGCGCATTCTCAGCTCGCGTAGCGTTTTCGTGGCTGACGATCGCCAGTTGGCGCTGAGTCTGGCAGAAAAAGGGCTTAATCGCTCCGCCGCCCGTTCCGGCACGTTCCGCCCGATTCCTCACAACTCGGTAGAGGCGCTGATCGCCTCCTTCGATAGCCATGTCGGCACCGCGCAGGATGTCATCGCGTCACTTCGGGCAGACAGCTCGCTAGAACGTGCGACCGATGTGACATTCCAGGTACATTCCATCGATCCACCGCATGCGCTGATTCTGCGTTCGCTTGAACTGATTGCCACTCAGGTGGCTCCCGCGTTGGGCTGGAGACCCGCCGTGAAACAGAAAAGCCCGCTCGGGCAGGAGATTGCATGACGCACGCTAACACATTACACACCCCTGACGTACTGGATGCACTGGCCGAAATCGGCTCAGATTCCGCCCTCGCCGCCGCCAGAAAAACCCGCGATGCAGCAACCCGACACACCCAAGGCAGCTACGATGCGCTGTTTAATGCCAACACCGCAGACGATGCAACACTGCCGCTATCGCTGCGCTTCTGGTTTGCCGCAAAGATTAGTGGCTGGCAGCAGGATGAGCAGCTACAACATTTCTACGCCGAGCGGCTGGCAGACTTCCCGGAACCCACGCCGACACCCGCGCTACAGTTGGCGTTGGATCACGCCGAGCGCCTGACGAAAACGCCCGTGCAGGCTTCAGCATCCCATGTCAGCGCGCTGGAGCAGGCGGGCTGGTCGGTAAACGATATTGTGACGCTGTCTCAGCTCATCGCATTTGTGAATTTTCAAAGCCGGCTGCTGCGCGGCTATCGCCTGATTGCCGGTCATCGCGTCGGTCAGCCGCATTCGCAGGCCGCCGTCGCGGGTCAGTGGCATACCCAACCGCAGACACACAGCGGCAAATCGGCACCGCAGGCGTTTACTCAGGCAGAGCTAGGATGGGAACCGTGGATCGCGCCCAAACCGCTGGCCGAATTCAATGCAGATGAGCAGGCGATTCTGGCGCGTTTCGGCCACACCGATTCCGACTATTTTCGTCTGCTAGGCCGCAATCTCCCGGTACTGGAACAGCGCACGCTGACGGATAAAGGGATTTTCTATACTGCTGGCGGCCTGCCACGCAAAGAACGCGAACTGATCGCCGCCGTCACCAGCAAGGTCAATGGCTGCATTTACTGCGCCTCGGTACACGCGCGTAAAGCCAGCCAGCTTTCCAAACAGGATAGCGATGTGCAGCGGCTGCTGGATGTCGTTCCCGGCGGCGATTTAGGCATCGGGCAAAGTCCGCGCTGGCAGGCGATTATCGATTTCTCGGCACGTCTTTCCGCCACACCCGCGCAGGTCAACGCCAACGACCTGAAACAGCTGCAAGAGCAAGGGTTAGATACGCTGGAGATTGTCGATGTGGTGCAGTCAGCCGCCTTCTTCTCATGGGCAAACCGACTGATGCTAACGCTGGGCGAACCGTTCTGGCCGGAGCATTAATCCAGCGTTGCACGATAGCAAATCAGGCGACACGATATCTGCGCCGCCTGATGTTATTTATTTTTAGTGTCATAAATGAACTAAATTAAGTAAAAACCAACAAGGAAGTATTACACATGGACATTAAGAAAATTTACGGACTATACTTAACCCATTAACGGGTTAAACTCAAAGAAAGAGTCCATTTATGAACACCCTTTCCACTGCGCCAACATTGCTCAAGCTCGACGCCATTAGCGAAGCAATCAACGAACTCCGGCACGAATTCGCGCGTAGCGATGCCTCCAGCAAAGAGGTCGTACTGGAAGACCACATTCACTCGCTGGATACCTTTGGCGTTCAGCTAAATACGCGACGTAAAGCGTTGGGTATCGAACTCGCTACGCTAGAGCTACAGACTGGCGTATCACTATCCACGTTAAAACGTTTATTCAAAGATCCCGCTCAGGTGAAGTTTTCCACGGTGTATAGCGTCTGTTCCGCGTTAGGGATAAAGCTATGCGCCGTCAAGTAAAGGTCTATCTTTACGGTGTCCACATCGGCCAGTTAAGTCAGGACGATGAAGGCTATCTGTTTGAATATAAACAATCCTACATCGGCCCGTCATTATCATTGAGCCTACCGATACAGACCGGAGCATTTCGCAGCACAACATTGCCGCCTTATTTTGCCTCGTTAGCCCCCGAAGGCTGGCTCCGGCGCCAGTACAGCCAGCTACAGCATCTGGATGAGAAAGACCTGTTTGGCATCCTCATTCAAAACGGTAAGAATCTGATCGGCGCCGTACAACTGATTGCAGAGGATAAAGCATGACAACATGTCGAATCTTGCTGACACCGCTGACGCATGAAGAAGAGATTGCCACAGGTTATAGCCGCAAAGGGTTGAAGCATCTGGCAGGATCAATGCATGCCTCCCCAGACTTACGTTTCACGCGCCAGCAATTCATGCACGACCTGCCACAAATACAGAAAGGCATGAGTATTTCTGGCTATCAGCCCAAGATTCAGATGGTGTTACAAGATAGGACGTTTACCGTCGTTGATCATCAAGGCATGTACATCCTCAAACCCTCTCCGATTGAATTTCCTCATTTGGCAGAAAACGAACATGCCACAATGACGCTAATGGCACGTCTGGGATTTGCCGTCCCACCACACGGATTGCTCCGTTTTAAACCGGAACAGACGGATGACGAACCTGAGTTCGCTTTCGTTATTAAGCGCTTCGACCGCGACGAAAAAACGGGCCACCCTATCCATCAGGAACAGTTGGACGGTGCGATGGGGATCGGTGAAAAATTCGGTAAAATACACACCGATGGTAAACAGTACATCAGTTATGAGCAGTTAGCTTTATTCCTTAGCGAACACGTTAATGACAATATCGTCTTCAAAATAGATCTGTTCCGCCGCATCGCTTACGCCTACATGCTAGGTAACAACGACATGCACCTGCGTAATTTTGGGCTAATACACTCACGCTCAGGCCAGTTAATGCTAGCGCCGATTTATGACTTCGTTTCTGTCGCCCCCTATCCCTCCTATTTTTCTTCCTGCTTCATGGCACTACCGCTGCTGATTCAAGAAGAGGGGGATGAAGCGCTCGCACCAGGGTTTGAAACCGCGTATGGAGAATACCTTGGTATGGATTTCATTCTGTTCGGACAGCGTATCGGGCTGAGTGAAAACCTGACCAAAAAGCTACTGGCAGACTTCCTCAAAGAAGCTGAATGCGTTGAATCAACCTATCGGGATTCCTTTATGCCTGCGGAGGCGATTGATACGACGCTGCGGTGCTATCGACACCGCCTGAATCTTATAAGCATTCTTGATGCAGAACGGATTTAGCGCGCCGTAGTCAAACGTTTTCATCGCATCACTGTGGATATCGATGCAGTGGCGCAGACCTTCCGCTAGGCTATCCGGCAGACATGATCCACGATACAGGCGCAACACCATGATAAAACGCTTATCCCTCACACTGACCTTATTAACGCTTTCCGCGTCGTCACTAGCGCAAGATGTTCTGCCTGATGCGGTGAAGAACATCGAAAAACAGGGCATTACGATCATCAAGCCGTTCACCGCACCCGGTGGCGTGCAAGGCTGGCTGGGCAGCTATCAGGGAATGGGGGTTACCATCTACTTAACGCCGGATGGTAAGCATGCCATTTCGGGCTATATGTATGATGAGAAGGGCAATAATCTGAGCGAAGCGCTGATTCAGCAGGAAGTGTATGTGCCTGCTGGTCGGGAGATGTGGCAGAAATTACAGCAAGCGCCGTTTATTACCGAAGGGGACAAGGATGCACCGCGTAAAATCGTCGTCTTTGCCGACCCGTTTTGCCCTTACTGCAAACAGTTTTGGCAGCAGGCACAACCGTGGGTAAAAGCAGGAAAAGTACAGCTGCAAACGTTGCTGGTTGGCGTTATCAAACCGGAAAGCGGACGTTATGCCGCCGCGATTCTTGCCGCCAGCGATCCGGCCAAAGCCTGGCATGATTATGAACTCTCGAACGGCAAAACTATCCCCCCGCTCCCTGAGAAGTCGTCACGCGACATCTGGAATAACATTCAGCACAATCAGAGGCTGATGGATGAACTCGGCGCCAACGTCACGCCTGCCATCTATTACCTGAATGATAAGAATGAATTACAACAGGTCGTCGGGCTGCCGGATGCACAGCAGTTGGCGGAGATGATGGGGAAATAAGCACAGGAGGGGATTACCCTCCTGACGTTTTCTTTTAGCGATGCGACCAGTAAGCCATAAAGTTGATCGTCTCTTTATCGAGGTGGCGTTCGTCCAGCAGATAACGACGCAACCGTTTGATTGCAGAAGACTCGCCTGCCGCCCAGGCGTAAAACGGACGATGCGCCGTTGCCCGTTCCCACAGTAATTCGTCTTCCGGCGTCTCCTGTGCGATTTCCTCACGCTTGGTACAGGCGCTGGTGGGAATCTTCACGTCCTGTTGCACCGCAGCCAGCAGGCGTTCGCCCCATACTGTGCTACCGGTTTCCTCACGCGGCAGCCAGTGAATCTGAGCAAACGGGAAATTACCCGACGTCACGCAGTCAGCCGCTTTCGGCACTTCAAAAAAAGCCTGCACCGACGGCGGAGAAGGCTGACTCGCTAACTGTTCGAGAATCCCCATGGCCGCTGGCAGCGCCGTTTCATCCGCAATCAGCAGCACCTGCTCAACGCCCTCGTGTGGTGCCCACTCATAGCCGCCGCTATCGCCATCGGCCTCTGCATTGGGTGCGACAATCTGTAGCGTATCACCCGGCTTAGCATGATTCGCCCAGCTTGAGGCCGGCCCGGTATCACCATGCAGCACAAAATCGATCGCCGCCTGCTGTGATTCACGTGAGACGGAGCGCAGCGTATAGGTACGTAAAATCGGACGACGCTCGCGCGGTAGCGCCAGATAGTCCTGATACCAGGTATCGCTCACGGCCATCGGCGTCAGCTCCCCGCTTTCACTGGCGAACAGCAGTTTGATGCGCTGATCCGGCGCGTCCAGTTTCATCTGGCGCACTTCCGCCCCAGTGAACACACAGCGAGCTAATGAAGGCGAGAGCAGCGTCTTACTCTCTAAGCGTAAGTTGAATAATCGATAGGCTGAAGACGTTGTACGGGTAGCTAAAGACATAATGAGAAAACCGTATGTTTTGTAAGGAAAAATCAGTCCGCGGGATAAAACCCATTACCGCAACTTATCATAAACAAAACACTAACGATAATCATTATCACCATTCAGGTGAATGCCGTGATAAAAGCAGCATTGTCTTCATACTATCTATTTCTTCATATTATGGGGCAGAGGGTCATATTGAGCTGGCACAAAAAATCACCAGAAGACTTGTTAATAGGTCTTTTATTTTTTAATCTAAAGACCTATTAATCGGTCATAAAGGGTCCATTATGCCAAATATTATATTGAGTGATACCAGTGCCAGCGTCAGTGAACTGAAAAAGAACCCAATGGCGACGGTCAATGCTGGCGATGGCCTACCTGTCGCTATCTTGAACCGCAATCAGCCTGCGTTTTATTGCATTCCTGCGGATCTCTACGAAAAAATGCTGGATGCGCTGGACGATCAGGAATTGGTTAAGCTAATCGGTGAACGTAAAAACCAGCCGCTGGTTGACGTGGATTTGGATAGTTTCCTATGAGCTATAGCGTAAAATTCAGGGAAGATGCGCTAAAAGAATGGTGCAAGCTCGGTAAAACCATCCAGCAGCAATTTGCCAAAAAACTAAAAAAATGCTGCGAAAATCCCCATATTCCTTCGGCAAAGTTACGAGGAATGAAGGACTGCTACAAAATAAAGCTCCGGGCGTCAGGCTTTCGTTTGGTTTACGAAGTCATTGACGACATATTGGTTATCGCCGTGGTGGCAGTAGGCAAACGTGAGCGCAGCGGCGTCTATAATCTGGCAAGTGAGCGGATGAGGTAGCCGGATTAGACTGGCCATAAAAAATGCTGGCCAAATAGCTCACTATTCAACCAGCATGTTTCATTTTTCAGAAAAGCAGTAAGGCTAACTTTCCTACACCATCACCGCATCGTCACAAACTCTTCCGATGCCGTTGGGTGGATGGCGACGGTGTTGTCGAAGTCTTTCTTGGTCGCGCCCATTTTGACGGCGACCGCAAAACCTTGCAGCATTTCGTCCATACCAAAACCGATGCCGTGGATGCCGACGATTTTTTCCTCTTTACCCACACAAACCAGCTTCATGCGGCACGGCTGGCGGTGCTGCGTAACGGCGGTGTACATCGCGGTGAAGGCAGATTTATACACTTTCACCTGATCGTCGCCGTACTGCTCACGCGCCTGCGGTTCGGTCAGCCCGACCGTGCCAATCGGCGGGTGGCTGAAGACGACGGTCGGGATATTGCTGTAATCCAGATGCTCGTCCGGCTTGTTATTAAACAGACGTTCGGACAAACGACGCCCTGCGGCGACAGCAACCGGCGTTAGCTCGACGGCACCGGTGTTATCACCTACGGCATAAATGCCAGGAACGTTGGTGTTCTGGAATTTATCGACGTTGATGTAGCCTTTGTCGTTCAGCTCTACACCGGTGACGCTCAGGTTCAGGTTATCCGTCGCGGGTTCGCGACCAATCGCCCAAATCAGGCAATCGACGGTGTGTGACTGACCGTTTTCCAGTTCCAGCGTCAGGCTGCCATCCGCATTCTTCACAATCGCTTTCGGGATCGAT
The genomic region above belongs to Pectobacterium colocasium and contains:
- the dsbG gene encoding thiol:disulfide interchange protein DsbG, with the translated sequence MIKRLSLTLTLLTLSASSLAQDVLPDAVKNIEKQGITIIKPFTAPGGVQGWLGSYQGMGVTIYLTPDGKHAISGYMYDEKGNNLSEALIQQEVYVPAGREMWQKLQQAPFITEGDKDAPRKIVVFADPFCPYCKQFWQQAQPWVKAGKVQLQTLLVGVIKPESGRYAAAILAASDPAKAWHDYELSNGKTIPPLPEKSSRDIWNNIQHNQRLMDELGANVTPAIYYLNDKNELQQVVGLPDAQQLAEMMGK
- a CDS encoding type II toxin-antitoxin system Phd/YefM family antitoxin, with amino-acid sequence MPNIILSDTSASVSELKKNPMATVNAGDGLPVAILNRNQPAFYCIPADLYEKMLDALDDQELVKLIGERKNQPLVDVDLDSFL
- a CDS encoding alkylhydroperoxidase domain protein; translation: MTHANTLHTPDVLDALAEIGSDSALAAARKTRDAATRHTQGSYDALFNANTADDATLPLSLRFWFAAKISGWQQDEQLQHFYAERLADFPEPTPTPALQLALDHAERLTKTPVQASASHVSALEQAGWSVNDIVTLSQLIAFVNFQSRLLRGYRLIAGHRVGQPHSQAAVAGQWHTQPQTHSGKSAPQAFTQAELGWEPWIAPKPLAEFNADEQAILARFGHTDSDYFRLLGRNLPVLEQRTLTDKGIFYTAGGLPRKERELIAAVTSKVNGCIYCASVHARKASQLSKQDSDVQRLLDVVPGGDLGIGQSPRWQAIIDFSARLSATPAQVNANDLKQLQEQGLDTLEIVDVVQSAAFFSWANRLMLTLGEPFWPEH
- a CDS encoding siderophore-interacting protein; this translates as MSLATRTTSSAYRLFNLRLESKTLLSPSLARCVFTGAEVRQMKLDAPDQRIKLLFASESGELTPMAVSDTWYQDYLALPRERRPILRTYTLRSVSRESQQAAIDFVLHGDTGPASSWANHAKPGDTLQIVAPNAEADGDSGGYEWAPHEGVEQVLLIADETALPAAMGILEQLASQPSPPSVQAFFEVPKAADCVTSGNFPFAQIHWLPREETGSTVWGERLLAAVQQDVKIPTSACTKREEIAQETPEDELLWERATAHRPFYAWAAGESSAIKRLRRYLLDERHLDKETINFMAYWSHR
- a CDS encoding type II toxin-antitoxin system HipA family toxin, which encodes MTTCRILLTPLTHEEEIATGYSRKGLKHLAGSMHASPDLRFTRQQFMHDLPQIQKGMSISGYQPKIQMVLQDRTFTVVDHQGMYILKPSPIEFPHLAENEHATMTLMARLGFAVPPHGLLRFKPEQTDDEPEFAFVIKRFDRDEKTGHPIHQEQLDGAMGIGEKFGKIHTDGKQYISYEQLALFLSEHVNDNIVFKIDLFRRIAYAYMLGNNDMHLRNFGLIHSRSGQLMLAPIYDFVSVAPYPSYFSSCFMALPLLIQEEGDEALAPGFETAYGEYLGMDFILFGQRIGLSENLTKKLLADFLKEAECVESTYRDSFMPAEAIDTTLRCYRHRLNLISILDAERI
- a CDS encoding putative FMN-dependent luciferase-like monooxygenase, with translation MTTKRLGFFTRLLDDASAQQRYRLATEQIVKAEQLGFDSAWVAQHHFHADEGGLPSPLVFLALVAARTHRIQLGTGVITLPMEEPLRVAEDTAVLDLLSNGRLEIGVGSGGTPSSFAAFGHDSAQRGQILGRYLEKLRAAWRGEALSEEGNQLYPAAPHLDKRVWQATFSIEGAERAGKAGDGLMLSRTQPRPEHFADATLADLQNPMIDAYLAALPAGVAPRILSSRSVFVADDRQLALSLAEKGLNRSAARSGTFRPIPHNSVEALIASFDSHVGTAQDVIASLRADSSLERATDVTFQVHSIDPPHALILRSLELIATQVAPALGWRPAVKQKSPLGQEIA
- a CDS encoding type II toxin-antitoxin system RelE family toxin, whose protein sequence is MSYSVKFREDALKEWCKLGKTIQQQFAKKLKKCCENPHIPSAKLRGMKDCYKIKLRASGFRLVYEVIDDILVIAVVAVGKRERSGVYNLASERMR
- a CDS encoding HipA N-terminal domain-containing protein, yielding MRRQVKVYLYGVHIGQLSQDDEGYLFEYKQSYIGPSLSLSLPIQTGAFRSTTLPPYFASLAPEGWLRRQYSQLQHLDEKDLFGILIQNGKNLIGAVQLIAEDKA
- a CDS encoding helix-turn-helix domain-containing protein, whose product is MNTLSTAPTLLKLDAISEAINELRHEFARSDASSKEVVLEDHIHSLDTFGVQLNTRRKALGIELATLELQTGVSLSTLKRLFKDPAQVKFSTVYSVCSALGIKLCAVK